The Methylobacterium durans nucleotide sequence CCCACCGAGAGGGCCTCCTCCAGCTGAGCGAGGGTGTCGACCTCCACCTCGATCTTCACGAGATGACCGGCATTGGCGCGGGCCCGCTCGATCGCGGGCACGATGCCGCCCGCCACCGCCACGTGGTTGTCCTTGATGAGCACGGCGTCGTCGAGGCCGAAGCGGTGGTTCGAGCCGCCGCCCGCCCGAACGGCGTGCTTCTCCAGCGCCCGCAGGCCCGGCGTCGTCTTGCGGGTGCAGACGATGCGGGCCTTGCCGTGCGGACGGGCGGCCTCGACCAGGGAGGCCGTCGCGGTCGCCACGCCCGAGAGGCGGCAGAGGAGGTTCAGCGCCACGCGCTCGGCAGTCAGGATCGCCCGGGCCGGGCCCGAGAGGCGGATTACCACGTCGCCGGGCCGCAGGCGCGCCCCGTCCCCCCGCTCGATGCGGACCGTGACGGCCGGGTCGATCAGCGCGAAGGCGAGCGCGGCCGCGTCGGTGCCGGCGACGACACCCTCCTGCCGCGCGGCGATGACGGCATCGAGGCGGGCCTCCGCCGGCACGATCGCGTCCGTCGTGATGTCGCCGGCCCGGCCGAGATCCTCGACGAGCGCGGCGCGCACGATCGGCTCCACGAGGAGCCGCGGCAGGGGCAGGATGGCATCGTTCATGACAGCAACTCCGCGAGGCGCGCGCCCTCGAAGGCTCGCTCGACCTCGGCGAGACGGGTCTCGCTGTGGCGGGCCGGGATCATGCCGGGATGGTCGCTGCGCCAGTGGGCGCCGCGGCTCTCCTGGCGGCGCAAGGCGCTCTCGGCGATGAGGAGGCCGGTCAGCGCCGCCTCGCAGCCCGTCTCGGCGAGGCCCCCGAGGCGCGCGATGGCCTCGCTGAGGCCCTCCGCGTCGCGCACGACGCCGACGCGGCGCTCCATGATCCGGCGGACGGCCGCCAGGCGACTGACCGCGGGCGCAGCCTCGCGCGCCGTGACGACCGGACCGGGCGGTGGCGCGTCGAGCCCGTCCGCGATCCAGCCGGCGAAGGCC carries:
- the nadC gene encoding carboxylating nicotinate-nucleotide diphosphorylase, whose protein sequence is MNDAILPLPRLLVEPIVRAALVEDLGRAGDITTDAIVPAEARLDAVIAARQEGVVAGTDAAALAFALIDPAVTVRIERGDGARLRPGDVVIRLSGPARAILTAERVALNLLCRLSGVATATASLVEAARPHGKARIVCTRKTTPGLRALEKHAVRAGGGSNHRFGLDDAVLIKDNHVAVAGGIVPAIERARANAGHLVKIEVEVDTLAQLEEALSVGADAVLLDNMNPDQLRRAVALIDGRALSEASGRINRDTVGPIAAAGVDLISCGWITHSAPIIDLGLDAA